In Vibrio diazotrophicus, the following proteins share a genomic window:
- the deoD gene encoding purine-nucleoside phosphorylase, translated as MATPHINAEMGAFADVVLMPGDPLRAKYIAETFLEDVVQVCDVRNMFGFTGTYKGRKISVMGHGMGIPSCSIYVTELIKDYGVKKVIRVGSCGAVNEDIKVRDVVIGMGACTDSKVNRIRFKDHDFAAIADYKMVKAAEEAAKARGIDVKVGNLFSAELFYTPDPSMFDVMDKYGIVGVEMEAAGIYGVAAEYGAKALTICTVSDHIKTGEATTSEERQTTFNDMMLIALDSVLIGDQEGY; from the coding sequence ATGGCTACTCCTCATATTAATGCTGAAATGGGTGCATTCGCTGACGTCGTACTGATGCCGGGTGATCCACTACGTGCGAAATACATCGCTGAAACCTTCTTAGAAGACGTTGTTCAAGTGTGTGACGTACGTAATATGTTTGGTTTCACTGGTACTTACAAAGGCCGTAAGATCTCTGTGATGGGCCACGGTATGGGTATCCCATCATGTTCTATCTACGTAACTGAGCTAATCAAAGATTACGGCGTGAAGAAAGTGATTCGCGTGGGCAGCTGTGGTGCTGTTAACGAAGATATCAAAGTACGTGATGTCGTTATCGGCATGGGCGCATGTACGGATTCTAAAGTGAACCGTATTCGCTTCAAAGACCACGACTTTGCTGCAATTGCAGACTACAAAATGGTGAAAGCGGCAGAAGAAGCAGCAAAAGCTCGCGGCATCGACGTTAAAGTGGGTAACCTTTTCTCTGCTGAACTGTTCTACACTCCAGACCCATCTATGTTCGACGTAATGGACAAATACGGTATCGTTGGTGTTGAAATGGAAGCGGCGGGTATCTACGGTGTTGCTGCAGAATACGGTGCAAAAGCGCTGACTATCTGTACTGTATCTGACCACATCAAAACAGGCGAAGCGACCACGTCTGAAGAGCGTCAAACCACGTTTAACGACATGATGCTTATCGCATTAGATTCAGTATTGATTGGTGATCAAGAAGGTTACTAA
- a CDS encoding YtjB family periplasmic protein, protein MDGSLFSFRMVIRLLTLLLLIGMFVITIKNSVVISKGNERIQANQLETLTKVLITQASLTAGRSIAEQDQERLLNLTNQLAQDRLVFDATIYDSEGVKLASSDSALSVREVLGLDTPLQTASIGRQQLVEPVMHDGNLIGFVRITFETGKVTAISDHHYRKSDRYMYLMVIMSFISGVLFTLLLKRKPKSKGENLLLQNAE, encoded by the coding sequence ATGGACGGTTCTTTGTTCTCGTTTCGTATGGTTATTCGCCTACTAACCTTACTGCTGTTGATTGGCATGTTCGTTATCACAATTAAAAATAGTGTTGTGATCAGTAAAGGTAACGAACGTATTCAAGCAAACCAGCTAGAAACACTCACGAAGGTATTGATTACTCAAGCCTCGCTAACCGCAGGCAGAAGTATCGCAGAGCAGGATCAAGAGCGTCTGCTTAATCTCACCAATCAACTTGCCCAAGACCGCTTAGTATTTGATGCAACGATTTATGATTCTGAAGGTGTAAAACTCGCCTCCAGTGATTCAGCGTTAAGCGTAAGAGAAGTGCTTGGGTTGGATACACCTTTGCAAACGGCAAGTATTGGTCGCCAGCAACTTGTAGAGCCAGTAATGCATGATGGCAACCTGATCGGTTTTGTTCGCATTACGTTTGAGACCGGTAAGGTGACAGCAATTTCCGATCATCACTATCGTAAAAGTGATCGTTACATGTACCTAATGGTTATCATGAGCTTTATCAGTGGCGTGTTGTTCACTCTGCTACTGAAACGTAAGCCGAAGTCGAAAGGTGAAAACCTGCTGCTACAGAACGCGGAATAG
- the ubiU gene encoding ubiquinone anaerobic biosynthesis protein UbiU, with amino-acid sequence MELLCPAGNLPALKTAIDCGADAVYIGFKDDTNARHFAGLNFTGNKLNKAVQYTHDHGKKIHVALNTFAHPDGFERWTNAVDQAADLGIDALIVADVAILDYAANKYPDLELHLSVQASATNVKAVEFYHNNFNVKRVVLPRVLSIHQVKQLSRNIPEGVDLEVFAFGSLCIMSEGRCYLSSYMTGESPNTVGACSPAKYVRWQETESGLESRLNEILIDKYATGENAGYPTLCKGRFMANIDGEEKRYHALEEPTSLNTLSLLPELFAANVASVKIEGRQRSPAYVEQVTRTWRAAIDRYLANPQSYHVESAWDATLANVSEGTQTTLGAYHRKWQ; translated from the coding sequence ATGGAACTTCTCTGTCCAGCTGGTAATTTACCCGCTCTAAAAACAGCCATTGATTGTGGTGCAGATGCCGTTTATATCGGCTTCAAAGACGACACCAATGCCCGCCACTTTGCAGGGTTAAATTTCACAGGCAACAAACTGAACAAAGCCGTTCAATATACTCATGATCATGGAAAGAAAATCCATGTCGCCTTAAACACTTTCGCCCATCCAGATGGTTTTGAACGATGGACTAACGCTGTCGATCAGGCTGCGGATCTTGGTATTGATGCCTTGATCGTGGCTGACGTTGCGATTCTTGATTACGCTGCGAACAAATACCCAGATTTGGAACTACACCTTTCGGTTCAAGCGTCAGCAACCAACGTCAAAGCCGTTGAGTTTTACCACAACAATTTCAACGTTAAACGAGTGGTATTGCCTCGCGTACTCTCTATCCATCAAGTAAAACAGCTTTCTCGTAACATTCCTGAAGGCGTAGACCTTGAAGTCTTCGCGTTTGGTAGCTTATGCATTATGTCGGAAGGTCGCTGTTATCTTTCCTCTTACATGACGGGTGAATCGCCAAATACGGTAGGCGCGTGTTCTCCGGCGAAATATGTGCGCTGGCAAGAAACTGAGTCAGGCTTAGAGTCACGACTGAATGAAATTCTTATCGACAAGTACGCAACGGGCGAAAATGCGGGTTACCCAACCTTATGTAAGGGTCGCTTTATGGCGAACATTGATGGTGAAGAAAAACGTTACCACGCGTTAGAAGAACCAACCAGTCTGAATACGCTTTCGCTGTTACCTGAGCTTTTTGCAGCGAATGTTGCCTCGGTAAAAATTGAAGGCCGTCAGCGTAGCCCTGCTTATGTAGAACAAGTGACGCGCACTTGGCGCGCAGCGATTGATCGCTACCTTGCTAATCCTCAAAGCTATCACGTAGAAAGTGCTTGGGATGCCACACTTGCAAACGTATCTGAAGGCACGCAAACCACGCTCGGTGCATATCACCGAAAATGGCAGTAA
- a CDS encoding U32 family peptidase, whose amino-acid sequence MKYALGPLLYFWPKQDVENFYQQAKESSADIIYLGETVCSKRREMKPQHWFDIAKELSSAGKQVVLSTMALFEAPSEINVLKKYIDNGDFAIEANDVSAIQMAHEKGIPFIVGPAVNTYNAYALQLFLKQGMTRWCMPVELSRDWLNNVLLQCEKIGIRNQFEVEVFSHGYLPLAYSARCFTARAENRAKDECETCCIKYPTGIQVSSQEGQSVFNLNGIQTQSGYCYNLMNDLPSMEGLVDVVRLSPLGVETFQHLNNFKQNEHGGHPTKLESQQCNGYWHQLAGLEVKNI is encoded by the coding sequence ATGAAATACGCACTAGGCCCGCTACTTTATTTCTGGCCAAAACAAGATGTCGAAAACTTTTACCAACAAGCTAAAGAGAGCAGCGCTGATATTATTTATCTGGGCGAAACGGTTTGCTCCAAACGTCGTGAGATGAAACCACAACACTGGTTTGATATTGCTAAAGAGCTCTCTTCTGCTGGTAAACAAGTGGTTCTTTCGACTATGGCACTATTTGAAGCGCCAAGCGAAATCAACGTACTAAAGAAGTATATAGATAATGGTGACTTCGCGATTGAAGCCAATGACGTTTCTGCAATTCAGATGGCTCATGAGAAAGGAATACCTTTCATTGTGGGACCTGCCGTGAATACCTATAACGCATACGCATTACAGCTCTTTCTAAAGCAAGGTATGACTCGCTGGTGTATGCCTGTTGAACTATCACGCGATTGGCTTAACAACGTTTTGCTTCAGTGTGAAAAAATCGGTATTCGCAATCAATTTGAAGTGGAAGTCTTTAGTCACGGCTATCTCCCTCTCGCCTATTCAGCTCGCTGTTTTACTGCTCGCGCAGAGAACAGAGCTAAAGATGAATGCGAAACCTGCTGTATTAAGTATCCAACCGGTATTCAAGTCAGCAGTCAGGAAGGTCAATCCGTTTTCAACTTAAACGGTATCCAAACTCAGTCTGGCTATTGTTATAACCTGATGAACGACTTACCGAGCATGGAAGGATTAGTGGATGTGGTTCGTTTAAGTCCTCTGGGTGTCGAAACCTTTCAGCACTTAAACAACTTCAAACAAAACGAACATGGTGGTCATCCAACCAAGTTAGAGAGTCAGCAATGTAATGGTTACTGGCATCAACTGGCAGGTCTGGAAGTAAAAAACATCTAG
- the serB gene encoding phosphoserine phosphatase gives MDALTIMLAIKKHTSLINRLPETRLSRQLDKSKANWIVFGHFLTAQQFDDIDFFTGYFNAIIDAWKVGPYEVALMSGELTGEHEKILQGLGLDYARINEVPDLSKPGLIVMDMDSTAIKIECIDEIAKLAGVGDEVAEVTERAMQGELDFEQSLRQRVGKLSGADESILEPVRSTLPLMEELQELVETLQAFGWKTAIASGGFTYFSDHLKAMLKLDHAQSNTLEIIDGKLTGKVLGDVVTAQTKADIVEELATQFDIEMHNTVAVGDGANDLVMMEAAGLGVAFHAKPKVEAKAQTAVRYAGLGGVLCILSAGLVKHQKISWQSKP, from the coding sequence ATGGATGCCTTAACTATTATGCTAGCTATCAAAAAACATACGTCTCTTATCAATCGTCTGCCTGAAACTCGTTTATCTCGTCAACTAGACAAAAGCAAAGCCAACTGGATTGTTTTTGGCCACTTTTTAACAGCGCAGCAGTTTGACGACATTGATTTCTTTACTGGTTATTTCAACGCCATTATAGATGCGTGGAAAGTCGGTCCTTATGAAGTTGCTTTGATGTCCGGTGAGCTGACGGGCGAGCATGAGAAAATCTTACAGGGTTTAGGCCTAGATTACGCTCGCATCAATGAAGTACCTGATTTATCAAAACCGGGTTTGATTGTCATGGATATGGACTCCACAGCAATCAAGATTGAGTGTATTGATGAAATCGCCAAGCTTGCGGGTGTTGGTGATGAAGTTGCCGAAGTAACAGAGCGTGCGATGCAAGGCGAACTCGATTTCGAACAAAGCCTGCGTCAGCGTGTAGGAAAACTGAGTGGTGCCGATGAATCGATTTTAGAGCCTGTTCGTTCAACACTGCCTTTGATGGAAGAGCTGCAAGAGCTGGTTGAAACGCTACAAGCATTTGGCTGGAAAACAGCGATTGCCTCTGGCGGTTTTACCTACTTCTCTGATCATTTGAAAGCGATGCTCAAATTAGATCATGCTCAATCAAATACCTTAGAAATTATCGATGGTAAGCTGACTGGTAAGGTGCTTGGCGATGTTGTGACGGCTCAAACCAAAGCGGATATCGTAGAGGAACTCGCGACTCAGTTTGATATTGAAATGCACAATACTGTTGCTGTTGGTGACGGCGCGAATGACCTTGTAATGATGGAAGCAGCTGGTCTTGGCGTTGCTTTCCATGCCAAACCTAAAGTTGAAGCTAAAGCGCAAACTGCGGTGCGTTACGCTGGCCTTGGTGGTGTGCTGTGTATTCTTTCTGCTGGTTTGGTTAAGCATCAGAAAATTAGTTGGCAAAGTAAGCCGTAA